A single window of Agromyces aureus DNA harbors:
- a CDS encoding serine hydrolase domain-containing protein yields the protein MPAARPSTPRPSTPRSQPRHALDPEAFTATLDAHLARVTRRRRELGAPQVAVRSERLGLDYRFGDQQRRFHVASIGKAFTATLVMQLVEAGAFTVDTPVSALLPRDELAGLFEIEGTTDAAGGATVHHLLTHTAGVADYFEGAVSTGPRMLDLVAAEPDRRWSPADLLDFSRERQRPLGRPGERFAYSDTGYVLLGRVLEQATGRAFHELLHERIFTPLGLQRSALLFHSVDALDAASVDLAPFRLGRVEASRFTSLSCDWAGGGIVSTPGDLATFSRALHHGELVSEASLEYLSEIRNRFRPGIRYGAGLMQVRFEGFSPLLRGLPRPVGHIGVLATHLFHDPVHDVDIVLNFASTREMVRSFRTLIAIEQLLQRRTR from the coding sequence ATGCCCGCCGCACGACCATCGACGCCACGACCATCGACACCACGATCGCAGCCGCGGCACGCGCTCGACCCCGAGGCGTTCACCGCGACGCTCGACGCCCACCTCGCCCGCGTCACCCGCCGCCGCCGCGAGCTCGGCGCGCCACAGGTCGCCGTGCGTTCCGAGCGACTCGGCCTCGACTACCGCTTCGGCGACCAGCAGCGGCGATTCCACGTCGCGAGCATCGGCAAGGCCTTCACGGCCACCCTCGTCATGCAGCTCGTCGAGGCCGGCGCGTTCACGGTCGACACGCCGGTCAGTGCGCTGCTCCCCCGCGATGAACTCGCCGGCCTCTTCGAGATCGAGGGCACGACGGATGCCGCGGGCGGCGCGACCGTGCACCACCTGCTCACGCACACGGCGGGCGTCGCCGACTACTTCGAGGGCGCCGTCTCGACCGGCCCGCGGATGCTCGACCTCGTGGCCGCAGAACCCGACCGTCGCTGGTCGCCGGCCGATCTGCTCGACTTCAGCCGCGAACGCCAACGCCCGTTGGGGCGCCCCGGCGAGCGCTTCGCGTACTCCGATACCGGATACGTGCTGCTCGGGCGAGTGCTCGAGCAGGCCACTGGCCGCGCGTTCCACGAGTTGCTGCACGAGCGGATCTTCACGCCGCTCGGCCTGCAGCGCAGCGCGCTGCTGTTCCATTCCGTCGACGCCCTCGATGCCGCCTCGGTGGATCTCGCCCCGTTCCGCCTCGGCCGGGTCGAGGCGAGCCGGTTCACGAGCCTCAGCTGCGATTGGGCCGGCGGGGGCATCGTCTCGACGCCGGGCGACCTCGCGACCTTCAGTCGCGCACTGCACCACGGCGAGCTCGTGAGCGAGGCGAGCCTCGAGTACCTGAGCGAGATCCGCAACCGCTTCCGCCCCGGCATCCGCTACGGTGCAGGCCTGATGCAGGTGCGGTTCGAGGGGTTCTCCCCGCTGCTCCGAGGCCTGCCCCGCCCGGTCGGGCACATCGGGGTGCTCGCGACGCACCTCTTCCACGACCCGGTGCACGACGTCGACATCGTGCTGAACTTCGCGTCGACGCGCGAGATGGTGCGCAGCTTCCGCACGCTCATCGCGATCGAGCAGCTGCTGCAGCGCCGCACGCGCTGA
- a CDS encoding helix-turn-helix domain-containing protein, translated as MITADRRPLRTALDPRAAASTALELDAEPGTEVDALTLGRRIRERRTAQAMTLGELAAAIERAPSQVSAIENGKREPRLSMLRTIALALGTTADELLKTDAPSERAALEIAVERAQRGPVFAALGLPSFRVAKGMSDQTLTTILALHQEIDRLHRERAATPEEARRANAQLRAEMRARDNFYPELEAKAAELLEAVGHTGGPVSHQLVADMAGHLGYSLHYVGDLPHSTRSVTDKRNGRVYLPTAQSPSRDSRSPILQALASHLLGHHEPRDYAEFLRQRIETNYLTAAILLPEQATVRFLTEAKNLRRISMEDLRDAFAVSYETAAHRFTNVATARLDIPVHFTKVHESGTIIKAYENDRVRFPSDALGAIEGTTMCRNWTARTVFDVEDRFSPWYQYTDTPSGTFWCTSRIEKAKEGEYSVSVGVPFEHVKWFRGRETPHRAVSRCPDPACCQAPAGLAERWADASWPAARTPTSLLAALPTGTFPGVDQTEVFAFLEAHAPTSQAG; from the coding sequence ATGATCACCGCCGATCGACGCCCCCTCCGCACCGCACTCGACCCGCGTGCGGCAGCATCGACCGCGCTCGAGCTCGACGCGGAGCCCGGCACCGAGGTCGACGCGCTCACGCTGGGCCGTCGCATCCGCGAGCGTCGCACGGCGCAGGCCATGACCCTCGGCGAGTTGGCCGCGGCCATCGAGCGGGCCCCGTCGCAGGTCTCGGCGATCGAGAACGGCAAGCGCGAACCCCGACTCTCGATGCTGCGCACGATCGCGCTCGCGCTCGGCACGACGGCCGACGAACTGCTGAAGACGGATGCCCCGTCGGAGCGCGCGGCGCTCGAGATCGCCGTCGAGCGAGCCCAGCGCGGGCCCGTCTTCGCCGCGCTCGGGCTGCCGTCGTTCCGCGTGGCGAAGGGCATGAGCGACCAGACGCTCACGACGATCCTCGCGCTGCACCAGGAGATCGACCGCCTGCACCGCGAACGCGCCGCGACCCCTGAGGAGGCGCGCCGCGCGAACGCGCAGCTGCGCGCCGAGATGCGGGCGCGCGACAACTTCTACCCCGAGCTCGAGGCCAAGGCCGCCGAGCTGCTCGAGGCCGTCGGGCACACGGGCGGGCCCGTTTCGCACCAGCTCGTCGCCGACATGGCCGGGCACCTCGGCTACTCGCTGCACTACGTCGGCGACCTGCCGCACTCGACCCGCTCGGTCACCGACAAGCGCAACGGCCGCGTGTACCTGCCCACCGCGCAGTCGCCGTCGCGCGACTCGCGCTCGCCCATCCTGCAGGCGCTCGCCTCGCACCTGCTCGGCCACCACGAGCCGCGCGACTACGCCGAGTTCCTACGCCAGCGCATCGAGACGAACTACCTCACCGCGGCGATCCTGCTGCCCGAGCAGGCGACCGTGCGCTTCCTCACCGAGGCGAAGAACCTGCGCCGCATCTCGATGGAAGACCTGCGCGACGCGTTCGCCGTGTCGTACGAGACGGCCGCGCACCGGTTCACGAACGTCGCGACGGCGCGCCTCGACATCCCGGTGCACTTCACGAAGGTGCACGAGTCGGGCACCATCATCAAGGCCTACGAGAACGACCGCGTGCGCTTCCCGAGCGACGCACTGGGCGCCATCGAGGGCACCACGATGTGCCGCAACTGGACGGCCCGCACCGTGTTCGACGTCGAGGACCGCTTCAGCCCCTGGTACCAGTACACCGACACCCCGTCGGGCACGTTCTGGTGCACGTCGCGCATCGAGAAGGCGAAGGAGGGCGAGTACTCGGTGTCGGTCGGCGTGCCGTTCGAGCACGTCAAGTGGTTCCGCGGGCGCGAGACACCCCACCGTGCGGTTTCACGGTGCCCCGACCCCGCGTGCTGCCAGGCGCCGGCAGGGCTCGCCGAGCGGTGGGCGGATGCCTCGTGGCCGGCCGCGCGCACGCCCACCTCGCTGCTCGCGGCACTGCCGACGGGCACGTTCCCCGGGGTCGACCAGACCGAGGTGTTCGCGTTCCTCGAGGCGCACGCGCCGACTTCGCAGGCGGGGTAG
- a CDS encoding anaerobic C4-dicarboxylate transporter family protein: protein MDIFVVILQAVVVIGAIVMGVRTGGLGLGLWGVVGTAILVFGFHLPPGAIPIDAFFIIIAVITASSAMQAAGGIDYLVAIASKIIQANPKRLTYVAPIVAFVFTVLAGTSNIYFALIPIIYETAYRNGQRPERALASSTVTSALGITASPVSAAMAAYLVLMDGTGFGLPQILAITIPASLVACVVTSVVQQRLGKELVDDPKFRKRVEEGAVEVPPVLQAEYAAATGSTATATAGAGDSAGTGLGEAPAATATATPPPPTSSKADRIEHPVPKGGATAAWIFLSGTFLIVLFGLFSGLRPSFPNEDGDLVPIGMSTVIEMVMFSAALVIILVRKVKPSVVVEQPLLKAGFVAAVALFGIAWMADTFISANEETIIAPLGAFIEQQPIMLAVALFLVAGLTTSQSATTNTLIPIALAAGLGPGVITAMWPSLVGVWLFPANGSQIAAVETDLTGSTKLTQVPIWHSFTIPMLVSWVAVVGAGLLVQLFISA, encoded by the coding sequence ATGGACATCTTCGTCGTCATCCTGCAGGCAGTCGTCGTCATCGGCGCGATCGTCATGGGCGTTCGAACCGGCGGCCTCGGCCTCGGACTCTGGGGCGTCGTCGGCACCGCGATCCTCGTATTCGGATTCCACCTGCCGCCGGGCGCGATCCCCATCGACGCGTTCTTCATCATCATCGCGGTCATCACCGCGTCGTCGGCCATGCAGGCTGCGGGCGGCATCGACTACCTCGTGGCGATCGCGTCGAAGATCATCCAAGCCAATCCGAAGCGCCTCACGTACGTCGCGCCGATCGTGGCCTTCGTCTTCACGGTGCTCGCCGGCACCTCGAACATCTACTTCGCCCTCATCCCGATCATCTACGAGACGGCGTACCGCAACGGGCAGCGCCCGGAGCGTGCGCTCGCGTCGTCGACGGTCACGTCGGCGCTCGGCATCACCGCGAGCCCCGTCTCGGCGGCGATGGCCGCCTACCTCGTGCTGATGGACGGCACGGGGTTCGGTCTTCCGCAGATCCTCGCCATCACGATCCCGGCCTCGCTCGTCGCCTGCGTCGTGACCTCGGTCGTGCAGCAGCGGCTCGGCAAGGAGCTCGTCGACGACCCGAAGTTCCGCAAGCGCGTCGAGGAGGGCGCGGTCGAGGTGCCGCCGGTGCTCCAGGCGGAGTACGCCGCGGCGACCGGGTCGACGGCGACGGCGACCGCGGGTGCCGGCGATTCCGCGGGCACCGGCCTCGGCGAAGCGCCCGCGGCGACGGCCACCGCGACGCCCCCGCCGCCGACCTCGTCGAAGGCGGACCGCATCGAGCACCCGGTGCCGAAGGGCGGTGCGACGGCCGCGTGGATCTTCCTCTCGGGCACGTTCCTCATCGTGCTGTTCGGGCTCTTCTCGGGCCTGCGCCCGTCGTTCCCCAATGAGGACGGCGACCTCGTGCCGATCGGCATGTCGACCGTCATCGAGATGGTCATGTTCAGCGCCGCCCTCGTGATCATCCTCGTGCGCAAGGTCAAGCCGTCGGTGGTCGTCGAGCAGCCGCTGCTGAAGGCGGGATTCGTGGCGGCGGTGGCGCTGTTCGGCATCGCGTGGATGGCCGACACGTTCATCAGCGCCAACGAGGAGACGATCATCGCCCCGCTCGGCGCCTTCATCGAGCAGCAGCCGATCATGCTCGCCGTCGCGCTGTTCCTGGTCGCGGGTCTCACCACGAGCCAGTCCGCGACGACGAACACGCTCATCCCGATCGCGCTCGCCGCAGGGCTCGGGCCGGGCGTCATCACGGCGATGTGGCCCTCGCTCGTCGGCGTCTGGCTGTTCCCGGCGAACGGCTCGCAGATCGCCGCCGTCGAGACCGACCTCACCGGTTCGACGAAGCTCACGCAAGTGCCGATCTGGCACTCGTTCACGATCCCGATGCTCGTCTCCTGGGTCGCGGTGGTCGGCGCCGGACTGCTCGTGCAGCTCTTCATCTCCGCCTGA
- a CDS encoding M20/M25/M40 family metallo-hydrolase, whose translation MSESDDLNAAAAALMPDVIERLEALVRIRSVAFPGFDPEPVHAMGQAVVDLFTDAGAEGVRLLDVPDGYPCVYADLPGPEGSPTVLLYAHYDVQPAPESQNWSSDPWEPVTKEDGRIYGRGAADDKSGLVIHYGTLKLLGPDRPCRVKLLVEGEEETISHLEAFVEANPDLFAADAYVIGDIGGQSVGRPGLTTALRGDVACTVTVRTLAFPVHSGEFGGAAPDAMTAMIRILDSLHDEHGDTAIPGVPSGTWEGADMDEDVYRGGSAILPGVDFLGTGSLSDRIWAKPSVTVLGMDLPSTAEASNVLLPEVKAKLSMRIIPGVDAEEQLNLLMDYLRSQRPWNCEVTVEKVKTGYPFHVDESHPAIVAAEEALTEAYGVEVEQIGSGASIPLVASLKKVSPDAAILLWGAEDTAQSRIHASDESVDPGEIERMIAAQVGFIRKFVAAEAE comes from the coding sequence ATGTCAGAGTCCGACGACCTGAACGCCGCAGCGGCGGCGCTCATGCCAGACGTGATCGAGCGCCTCGAGGCGCTCGTCCGCATCCGATCGGTGGCCTTCCCCGGGTTCGACCCCGAGCCCGTGCACGCCATGGGCCAGGCCGTCGTCGACCTGTTCACGGATGCCGGTGCCGAGGGCGTGCGCCTGCTCGACGTCCCCGACGGCTACCCGTGCGTCTACGCCGACCTGCCCGGCCCCGAGGGGTCGCCGACCGTGCTGCTCTACGCGCACTACGACGTGCAGCCCGCACCCGAGTCGCAGAACTGGTCGAGCGATCCTTGGGAGCCCGTGACGAAGGAGGACGGCCGCATCTACGGGCGCGGCGCCGCCGACGACAAGTCGGGACTCGTCATCCACTACGGAACCCTGAAGCTGCTGGGCCCCGACCGTCCGTGCCGTGTCAAGCTGCTGGTCGAGGGCGAGGAGGAGACGATCTCGCACCTCGAGGCGTTCGTCGAGGCCAACCCCGACCTGTTCGCGGCCGACGCCTACGTGATCGGGGACATCGGCGGTCAGTCCGTCGGGCGTCCGGGACTCACGACCGCGCTCCGCGGCGACGTCGCGTGCACGGTCACGGTGCGCACGCTCGCGTTCCCGGTGCACTCCGGCGAGTTCGGCGGCGCGGCGCCCGATGCGATGACGGCGATGATCCGCATCCTCGACTCGCTGCACGACGAGCACGGCGACACCGCGATCCCCGGCGTGCCGAGCGGCACCTGGGAAGGCGCCGACATGGACGAGGACGTCTACCGCGGCGGCTCGGCGATCCTGCCGGGGGTCGACTTCCTCGGCACGGGCTCGCTCTCGGACCGCATCTGGGCGAAGCCGTCGGTCACCGTGCTCGGCATGGACCTGCCGAGCACCGCCGAGGCGTCGAACGTGCTGCTGCCCGAGGTGAAGGCCAAGCTGTCGATGCGCATCATCCCGGGCGTCGACGCCGAGGAGCAGCTCAACCTGCTGATGGACTACCTGCGATCCCAGCGGCCGTGGAACTGCGAGGTGACGGTCGAGAAGGTCAAGACCGGCTACCCGTTCCACGTCGACGAGTCGCACCCGGCGATCGTGGCCGCCGAGGAGGCGCTCACCGAGGCTTACGGCGTCGAGGTCGAGCAGATCGGCAGCGGGGCGTCCATCCCGCTGGTCGCGTCGCTGAAGAAGGTGTCGCCCGATGCCGCGATCCTGCTGTGGGGCGCCGAAGACACCGCGCAGTCCCGCATCCACGCGTCCGACGAGTCGGTCGACCCCGGCGAGATCGAGCGGATGATCGCGGCGCAGGTCGGCTTCATCCGCAAGTTCGTGGCGGCCGAGGCCGAGTAG
- a CDS encoding VOC family protein — translation MLRGIATVNCYVEDPAAAAAWYAEVLGIEPYFTRNGPDGTPAYVEFRIGDHQQELGFIDRRFAPDSLAPTTVDGRTAGPLAHWHVDDLEGSLARLLELGATPLLPITEHGPGFVTASVVDPFGNALGIMTNTHYLAQLGEPVATAVATA, via the coding sequence ATGCTGCGAGGCATCGCCACCGTCAACTGCTACGTCGAGGACCCCGCCGCCGCGGCCGCCTGGTACGCAGAGGTGCTCGGCATCGAGCCGTACTTCACGCGCAACGGCCCCGATGGCACGCCCGCGTACGTCGAGTTCCGCATCGGCGACCACCAGCAGGAGCTCGGCTTCATCGACCGCCGGTTCGCGCCCGACTCGCTCGCCCCGACGACCGTCGACGGCCGCACCGCCGGTCCGCTCGCGCACTGGCACGTCGACGACCTCGAGGGTTCGCTCGCCCGACTCCTCGAGCTCGGTGCGACCCCGCTGCTGCCGATCACCGAGCACGGCCCCGGCTTCGTCACCGCCTCGGTCGTCGACCCCTTCGGCAACGCGCTCGGCATCATGACCAACACGCACTACCTGGCGCAGCTCGGCGAGCCCGTCGCGACCGCCGTCGCCACTGCCTGA
- a CDS encoding winged helix-turn-helix transcriptional regulator — protein sequence MRVDVTSVVDDRGTSEVAGHDVLAPDCPSRVVFGRIGERWTMLVILALARAGTLRFTELKAQVGRVTPKVLTETLRALEDDGLVSRRAFQDSPPRVEYSLTPLGESLLEPIDAMRAWAERHVPEVLAARERAASA from the coding sequence ATGCGCGTCGACGTCACATCCGTCGTGGACGACCGGGGCACGTCCGAGGTCGCGGGCCACGACGTGCTCGCCCCCGACTGCCCGAGTCGCGTCGTGTTCGGGCGCATCGGCGAGCGCTGGACCATGCTCGTGATCCTGGCGCTGGCTCGCGCAGGAACGCTGCGCTTCACGGAGCTGAAGGCACAGGTCGGGCGGGTGACGCCCAAAGTGCTCACCGAGACGCTCCGCGCACTCGAAGACGACGGGCTCGTCAGCCGTCGGGCGTTCCAGGACTCGCCGCCCCGCGTCGAGTACTCGCTCACGCCGCTCGGGGAGTCGCTGCTCGAGCCCATCGACGCGATGCGCGCGTGGGCCGAGCGCCACGTCCCCGAGGTGCTGGCCGCACGCGAACGGGCCGCGTCGGCCTGA
- a CDS encoding cysteine hydrolase family protein, translating into MTRTLLIIDIQNDYFPGGAHPLVGPEAAATAAARLLASHREAGQPVVHVQHVWDAPDAAFFAPGTVGVEIHELVAPIEGEPVVVKANPNSFLDTDLDERLREAGADADGVVIVGMMSSMCVDATVRAAADLGYTVTVAHDACAAPDLTFGDQVVPAAQVHAAFMAALGDSYAEVVSVDELLGGSTAP; encoded by the coding sequence GTGACCCGCACCCTGCTCATCATCGACATCCAGAACGACTACTTCCCCGGTGGCGCGCACCCGCTCGTCGGGCCCGAGGCCGCCGCGACCGCCGCCGCCCGACTGCTCGCCTCGCACCGCGAGGCCGGGCAGCCCGTCGTGCACGTGCAGCACGTGTGGGACGCCCCCGATGCCGCATTCTTCGCGCCCGGCACGGTCGGCGTCGAGATCCACGAGCTCGTCGCTCCGATCGAGGGCGAACCCGTCGTCGTCAAGGCGAACCCGAACTCGTTCCTCGACACCGACCTCGATGAGCGCCTCCGCGAGGCCGGCGCGGACGCCGACGGCGTCGTCATCGTCGGCATGATGTCGAGCATGTGCGTCGATGCGACGGTGCGCGCCGCCGCGGACCTCGGCTACACGGTGACCGTGGCCCACGACGCCTGCGCGGCACCCGACCTGACGTTCGGCGACCAGGTCGTGCCGGCCGCCCAGGTGCACGCTGCGTTCATGGCCGCGCTCGGCGACAGCTACGCCGAGGTCGTGAGCGTCGACGAACTGCTCGGCGGCTCGACCGCCCCGTAG
- a CDS encoding helix-turn-helix transcriptional regulator — protein MRADRLVATLLLMQARGRVTAAELATELEISVATARRDLEALSSAGIPVYPQAGRGGGWQLLGAGRTDLSGSTASEARALFLTLGPRAGESEAARSALRKVMRALPETFRAEAEAAAESVVVEAADGGRRPSARQPSPCCRRPWSSGARCASTTRRGAGPRVRGRCIRSGSSTRAAPGTSSPGR, from the coding sequence ATGCGCGCAGATCGCCTCGTGGCCACCCTCCTCCTCATGCAGGCGCGTGGTCGCGTGACGGCCGCCGAGCTCGCAACCGAGCTCGAGATCTCGGTCGCCACGGCCCGTCGCGACCTCGAGGCGCTCTCGTCGGCGGGCATCCCCGTCTACCCCCAGGCCGGTCGCGGCGGCGGATGGCAGCTGCTCGGCGCGGGTCGCACCGACCTGAGCGGGTCCACCGCGTCTGAGGCGCGGGCGCTGTTCCTCACGCTCGGTCCTCGTGCGGGCGAGAGCGAGGCCGCACGGTCGGCCCTCCGCAAGGTCATGCGCGCGCTGCCCGAGACGTTCCGCGCCGAGGCCGAGGCCGCGGCGGAGTCGGTCGTGGTCGAGGCCGCGGATGGGGGTCGGCGGCCGTCCGCCCGGCAGCCGTCGCCGTGCTGCAGGCGGCCGTGGTCGAGCGGCGCGCGGTGCGCTTCGACTACGCGGCGTGGGGCAGGCCCGCGCGTGCGCGGACGGTGCATCCGCTCGGGCTCATCGACAAGGGCGGCACCTGGTACCTCATCGCCGGGCCGGTGA
- a CDS encoding PadR family transcriptional regulator — MGNVILGLLLIGPQTLYSLNKQFEQGISLFYRASYGSLQSALKSLLAKGHVTFVEGIDGGRNKKTYSITDAGGEAFDAWMRAPVAGGDLEVAALSKLYHLGLVDDDEVRQAVLDDLVAAITHERDALEGFAGQIDALEVPDEYARLFRYRRATLDYGIVSHRASLDWFLALAEEERRR; from the coding sequence ATGGGCAACGTGATCCTCGGGCTGCTGCTCATCGGCCCCCAGACGCTCTACTCGCTCAACAAGCAGTTCGAGCAGGGCATCTCGCTCTTCTACCGCGCGAGCTACGGCAGCCTGCAGAGCGCGCTCAAGTCGCTGCTCGCGAAGGGGCACGTCACCTTCGTCGAGGGCATCGACGGCGGGCGCAACAAGAAGACCTACTCGATCACGGATGCCGGTGGCGAGGCGTTCGACGCCTGGATGCGCGCCCCCGTGGCCGGCGGAGACCTCGAGGTCGCCGCCCTGTCGAAGCTCTACCACCTCGGACTCGTCGACGACGACGAGGTGCGGCAGGCGGTGCTCGACGACCTCGTCGCCGCGATCACCCACGAGCGCGACGCCCTCGAGGGGTTCGCCGGGCAGATCGACGCTCTCGAGGTGCCCGACGAGTACGCGCGCCTGTTCCGGTACCGCCGCGCGACCCTCGACTACGGCATCGTGTCGCACCGGGCGAGCCTCGACTGGTTCCTCGCGCTCGCCGAGGAGGAGCGCCGCCGCTGA
- a CDS encoding NAD(P)/FAD-dependent oxidoreductase: MGTTVFERRRPQTSVVEHSLAATRQAVFWLEDLPAGATGGRPKLAGTRVADLVIVGGGYTGLWSAVLAKRRNPNARVVLVEAKSIGWAASGRNGGFCEASLTHGDENGESRWPDEMPTLHRLGIANLDAIEASEAEFGMDFHFERTGQLAPAIEEHQVEWLRDWHAGAVAKGEGDEVVYLDEAAVQASVASPTFLAGVWEKNTNGMLHPARLVSELARVAEELGVEIFEHSPVKGIETPGSTGAVSVVTDGGRVDATHAVLATNVFPSLLKRNRLMTVPVYDYVLMTEPLSKQQLASIGWNDRQGIGDMANQFHYYRLSKDNRILFGGYDAIYHYGRKVRSSYENRPETWQKLASHFFTTFPQLEGLQFSHQWAGAIDTSTQFTAFFGTARDHRVAYAAGFTGLGVGSTRFAAEVMLDLLERRENERTQLEMVRKRPLPFPPEPAAAIGINATRWSLDRADHNRGRRNVLLKTLDALGLGFDS, from the coding sequence GTGGGAACCACCGTCTTCGAACGACGCCGCCCCCAGACATCCGTCGTCGAGCACTCGCTCGCTGCAACGCGGCAGGCGGTGTTCTGGCTCGAAGACCTGCCGGCGGGCGCCACGGGCGGGCGCCCGAAGCTCGCCGGCACCCGCGTCGCCGACCTCGTCATCGTGGGCGGCGGCTACACGGGCCTCTGGAGCGCCGTGCTCGCCAAGCGCCGCAACCCGAACGCACGCGTCGTGCTCGTCGAGGCGAAGTCGATCGGCTGGGCCGCATCGGGCCGCAACGGCGGCTTCTGCGAGGCGAGCCTCACGCACGGCGACGAGAACGGCGAGTCGCGCTGGCCCGACGAGATGCCGACGCTGCACCGCCTCGGCATAGCGAACCTCGACGCGATCGAGGCGTCCGAGGCCGAGTTCGGCATGGACTTCCACTTCGAGCGCACCGGGCAGCTCGCTCCCGCGATCGAGGAGCACCAGGTCGAGTGGCTGCGCGACTGGCACGCGGGCGCGGTGGCGAAGGGCGAGGGCGACGAGGTCGTCTACCTCGACGAAGCGGCCGTACAGGCATCCGTCGCCTCCCCCACGTTCCTCGCGGGCGTGTGGGAGAAGAACACGAACGGCATGCTGCACCCCGCCCGGCTCGTGTCGGAGCTCGCCCGCGTCGCCGAGGAGCTCGGCGTCGAGATCTTCGAGCACTCGCCCGTCAAGGGCATCGAGACGCCGGGCTCGACGGGAGCCGTGAGCGTCGTCACCGACGGCGGCCGCGTCGACGCGACCCACGCCGTGCTCGCGACCAACGTGTTCCCGTCGCTGCTGAAGCGCAACCGGCTCATGACGGTGCCCGTGTACGACTACGTACTCATGACCGAGCCGCTCTCGAAGCAGCAGCTGGCGAGCATCGGTTGGAACGACCGCCAGGGCATCGGCGACATGGCGAACCAGTTCCACTACTACCGGCTCTCGAAGGACAACCGCATCCTCTTCGGCGGCTACGACGCGATCTACCACTACGGGCGCAAGGTGCGCAGCTCCTACGAGAACCGGCCCGAGACCTGGCAGAAGCTCGCGAGCCACTTCTTCACGACGTTCCCGCAACTCGAGGGCCTGCAGTTCAGCCACCAGTGGGCCGGCGCGATCGACACGAGCACGCAGTTCACGGCGTTCTTCGGCACGGCGCGCGACCACCGCGTCGCCTACGCCGCAGGCTTCACCGGGCTCGGCGTCGGCTCGACGCGGTTCGCCGCCGAGGTCATGCTCGACCTGCTCGAGCGTCGCGAGAACGAGCGCACGCAGCTCGAGATGGTGCGCAAGCGCCCCCTGCCGTTCCCGCCCGAACCGGCCGCCGCGATCGGCATCAACGCGACCCGCTGGTCGCTCGACCGGGCCGACCACAACCGTGGCAGGCGCAACGTGCTGCTGAAGACCCTCGACGCCCTCGGATTGGGGTTCGACTCGTGA
- a CDS encoding helix-turn-helix transcriptional regulator, translating into MRFDYAAWGRPARARTVHPLGLIDKGGTWYLIAGPVTDAAGARPAEGGRGAGEAPASAARRSATSDTALRSYRVDRMTAAEALDERFEPPADFDLDAAWARLSAEVGRARSRATATVRVDPGVVEAFRGWVGGTELVDDAGPGAAPDETGRVLVRVTAPSDEALARRLAAWVDGAEVVEPEGVRQRLAAFGARLVETYGAVEPPSSSSTLTTSA; encoded by the coding sequence GTGCGCTTCGACTACGCGGCGTGGGGCAGGCCCGCGCGTGCGCGGACGGTGCATCCGCTCGGGCTCATCGACAAGGGCGGCACCTGGTACCTCATCGCCGGGCCGGTGACGGATGCCGCGGGCGCGCGCCCGGCCGAAGGCGGGCGGGGTGCCGGCGAGGCGCCCGCATCCGCAGCACGGCGATCGGCGACATCCGACACCGCATTGCGCAGTTACCGGGTGGATCGCATGACCGCGGCCGAGGCGCTCGACGAGCGCTTCGAGCCGCCGGCCGACTTCGACCTGGATGCGGCCTGGGCGCGGCTCAGCGCCGAGGTGGGCCGTGCCCGTTCACGTGCGACCGCGACGGTGCGCGTGGATCCGGGCGTCGTCGAGGCGTTCCGCGGATGGGTCGGCGGCACCGAACTCGTCGACGACGCCGGTCCCGGCGCGGCCCCCGACGAGACGGGTCGCGTGCTCGTGCGGGTCACCGCGCCGAGCGACGAGGCGCTCGCCCGCCGACTCGCCGCCTGGGTCGACGGGGCCGAGGTGGTCGAACCAGAGGGCGTGCGGCAGCGGCTCGCCGCGTTCGGTGCGCGCCTCGTCGAGACCTACGGGGCGGTCGAGCCGCCGAGCAGTTCGTCGACGCTCACGACCTCGGCGTAG